A stretch of Eleutherodactylus coqui strain aEleCoq1 chromosome 2, aEleCoq1.hap1, whole genome shotgun sequence DNA encodes these proteins:
- the LOC136613094 gene encoding serine/arginine repetitive matrix protein 4-like, translated as MEDLQRQIRQAIQLDGAEWLQDFIVGCRSESESGRPAEEPARKTGAAEEAAQEGDAGRGRPKRRKNPPARLSPSPAAKRGGQKSGRGAEKRSGAGRTATNLAPNSNRAAGRAPAEEARASPAGSPPAKRGQAAALRARSGAKDQRATGRTEAEPARREEPRRRLEARGGARQRHGLQQDGGAGEEHAQVGSAGPGNRARARRGEAGRRGSQQTHTRGGERGRERNSPAVSSVSSTDSRRGGRQSSGDRATSARGSSSPLSGSSSERPLTSHYPDQAPIRGQGTRSRQPPPPSRAYRHDTSEHYVRGARSRSPAQQHLYAPPAPRRLCYVNPRFVGPPSSGGGESSYSYASRASNNRQGKGAKQRQREKARRERYQRKRDREHARLAAEADREPRSASVGNVGDNASGTEHRHQKESYRHATASTTAAAYKDYLRHGRRDFSEERPERGHLGAEHERRALEAPQTSTRQQSPSWGRSPGGRPVRTTTLAEPEDGQAEKWKACIVGHSYVYWAQRRAAVRPLGSDLGLPGTPVTWHGVRGLRWPDMLKLITDISRSNPRRVILVIHAGGNDLGKMKTRDLLAIMKQDILRFRSCFQEVIIVWSDIVARRYWRGARNVEAIEKVRKLVNMKMSQFVQSIGGVAVRHWELEGKERGSLREDGVHLNDLGLDTFLSGLQDGVEAALARVGGVGRNEPQ; from the exons ATGGAGGACTTACAGCGGCAGATACGGCAGGCGATCCAGCTGGATGGCGCGGAGTGGCTGCAGGACTTCATCGTCGGCTGCAGGTCGGAATCCGAATCCGGGAGGCCGGCGGAGGAGCCGGCACGGAAGACAGGAGCAGCGGAAGAAGCGGCAcaggagggggatgccgggcgaggacgcCCGAAGCGCAGGAAGAATCCGCCGGCGAGACTCAGCCCGAGTCCAGCAGCAAAGCGAGGCGGCCAGAAGTCCGGTCGTGGCGCCGAGAAGAGGTCGGGAGCGGGGCGCACAGCAACAAatttggcgccaaattcaaaccgcgCGGCGGGAAGAGCGCCCGCGGAGGAGGCTCGGGCATCACCAGCTGGCAGTCCGCCAGCAAAGAGGGGGCAAGCGGCAGCGTTGAGGGCACGCTCCGGTGCGAAAGACCAGCGCGCGACAGGGCGCACGGAAGCCGAACCGGCCAGGAGAGAGGAGCCACGCAGAAGGTTGGAGGCGCGCGGAGGCGCGAGACAACGGCACGGGCTACAACAAGATGGCGGCGCAGGCGAAGAGCACGCACAGGTAGGCTCTGCAGGGCCAGGCAATAGAGCGCGAGCCAGGCGGGGGGAGGCAGGCCGTAGGGGCTCACAGCAGACCCATaccagggggggggagagggggagggagagaaacaGCCCAGCAGTTAGTTCAGTGAGCAGCACAGATAGCAGGAGGGGAGGCAGGCAGAGCAGCGGGGACAGGGCCACTTCTGCAAGGGGGAGCTCGAGCCCGTTGTCGGGCAGCTCGTCTGAAAGGCCCCTTACAAGTCACTACCCGGACCAAGCCCCCATAAGGGGTCAGGGCACTCGATCCCGGCAACCACCACCACCTTCTCGTGCATACAGACACGATACCAGCGAGCACTACGTACGCGGTGCACGCAGTAGATCACCCGCTCAGCAGCATTTGTACGCGCCCCCAGCGCCGCGCAGGCTCTGCTACGTTAACCCACGCTTCGTGGGTCCCCCTTCCTCGGGGGGTGGCGAGTCTTCCTATAGTTACGCTAGTCGTGCCAGCAACAACAGACAAGGCAAGGGCGCTAAGCAAAGGCAGAGGGAGAAGGCTAGGAGAGAGCGTTACCAGCGCAAGCGCGACAGGGAGCACGCTAGGCTAGCGGCAGAGGCAGATAGAGAGCCAAGGAGTGCCAGTGTAGGGAACGTGGGCGACAACGCCAGTGGCACGGAGCATCGGCACCAAAAGGAAAGTTACCGCCATGCGACCGCATCAACTACAGCAGCGGCATACAAGGACTATTTACGCCATGGGAGGCGGGATTTCTCAGAAGAGCGGCCGGAGCGGGGCCACCTTGGAGCAGAACACGAAAGGAGGGCGCTAGAGGCTCCGCAAACAAGTACGCGGCAGCAGTCGCCCAGCTGGGGCAGGAGCCCAGGAGGAAGACCGGTAAGGACCACGACCTTGGCAGAGCCGGAGGACGGTCAAGCCG AGAAATGGAAGGCGTGCATTGTGGGACATTCCTACGTCTATTGGGCCCAGAGGAGGGCAGCAGTGCGGCCATTGGGATCGGACCTCGGCTTACCCGGAACAcccgtaacctggcacggagtccgggggctaagATGGCCCGACATGCTAAAACTAATAACGGACATAAGCAGGTCCAACCCTCGGAGAGTGATTTTGGTAATTCACGCTGGAGGAAACGACCTCGGTAAAATGAAGACAAGGGACCTTTTGGCTATCATGAAGCAGGACATTTTACGGTTTCGCTCATGTTTTCAGGAGGTGATAATCGTCTGGTCCGATATAGTTGCACGAAGGTATTGGAGAGGTGCAAGAAACGTGGAGGCGATAGAGAAAGTGCGAAAATtagtgaacatgaaaatgtcGCAGTTCGTGCAGTCCATCGGAGGGGTGGCGGTTCGCCACTGGGAGCTGGAAGGTAAAGAGAGGGGGTCATTGAGGGAGGACGGGGTCCACCTCAATGATCTGGGACTGGACACATTTTTATCTGGCTTGCAGGACGGCGTAGAGGCAGCTCTAGCCAGGGTAGGTGGggtgggacggaatgagccgcagtaa